The DNA region CAAATTATTGCTATAATTCAAATTGTTGAATGGCGAGCGTAGCCAAGTGGTTAAGGCAGTGGTTTGTGGTACCACCATCCGTGGGTTCGAGTCCCATCGTTCGCCCTAGATAATTTAATAATAATTCATAAATTCCTATATAAAGGTGGGTTGTAGTTTTGAACATTCGTAGCCTTTACTATAACAAGGATTATATCATCTACAAGTTCATGCACTTGGAAGGTTCGCAAACCAACTATTCATAAATTTAGCTTATAACTTAGCTTAACACATACAAGTATAGATTATCCAACTCTCCCGCTTCGTGGTGAGATGTGGGGCTTCTTTTTGATTTAGCTAAATTCAATCCAATACGGTTCAGTTAAGGGCTAATTGTACAAAATTGGGTTTTCGAGACGCGATAAATCGCCGTCTCTACAAGACGCGATAAATCGCCGTCTCTACAAGTGTTTTGGTCTTATCTGAACTGTATTGAAATTCAATCCCTTTTTCAGCCAATGCTATCTGTCCAATTAAGATTCCCGACTTCTTTAAGAAGTTGGGAATCTTAGTCTTAGAAGTTTTTGGACACACATTTAATTATCAGAAAATGCCTAGAAGAATGATAAAAGTCAGCCCACAGAAGGCAAGCATAGATATAATCAGAATATTGCCAATACTGTGGTCAGAAGCTACTGGATTAGGTGTATTGGTAGGCATATAAATCGCCCCACTTAAACAAGTTTTGCTTCAATTATAAATATGGCAAATAAAAATTAGTCTATGTTGGAACAAAAATTTATTTTAATTAATTGAACTTTATCTTTATAATTTTACTTCAAACATAAAAGTTAAGTTTCGTGTCAAATTTTGATAAATAGATAATAGCAAAATAATTGCTTGCTAACCAAATTACTAAAACATCAACAATGCTCAAAACACGCGAATAAATTATCTAACCCTACTATCAAAATGAATATTAATTATCTGAACTAATTAAAAAAAGTATATATTTGCAAGCTTTACAGAGCTTGAAAGCTAAATTTTGACACTATTATTGTGCAAATAATTAGATACACATCAATAAATGGTATAGTAAAGATTAACTCAAGCATTTGAGGGCATGAGATTTTGTGCCCCAAGTACAATGATGCAGTTATTTAGTAACATCTATCAAAAGAAATAAAAATTGTATTCCTTTAGTTAGATCCAAAAATACTGAGTCGTAGATACTTTAAGTAAAGAAGAACACGATTTAAGTGCCTGCTGAAAATTTGATATTTGTAGGTACACAGATAAATACAATTTATCTGTGTTCTTTCGTGTTTATATGTGGTCTAACAAAAGGTTGAGGTTTATTGGCCTCGCCTTGAAAGTCAACAATGCAAACATCGTCATCTAATGGAGTTGCCATGTCTGAATTGCTTCAAGCAGTCTTAGATAGTGAAGAAAGAAGTGATTTGCGTTCCTTTATTAGTGAATTACGCCAACAAGAAAAGAAGTACTTGCTGCGGAACGACATACTCAATGTATATAGTGAGTATTGCTCAAAGTCCCAGAAACCAGAGGAATTTTACACTTCCTCTGAGTTAGGCAAACTGATTTACTATACTCAAGAAATTATTCAGGAGGACTCAAACTTCTGTTTCATTATCCGTTCTAAGATTGCCAGCCAAGAAGTTTATTGGTTGACATCAGACTTAAGCATTGAGCCGATGACTGTGCAGGATTTGCTCGATCTGCGCGATCGCTTGGTGAATAAATATCATCCTAACGATGGCGACCTGCTAGAATTAGACTTCGGCCCGTTTTATGACTACACCCCAGTCATCCGCGACCCCAAAAATATTGGTAAGGGAGTACAATACCTCAACCGCTATTTATCCAGCAAAATATTTCAAGACTCCAAACAATTACTGGACAGCTTGTTGAATTTTCTGCGGCTACACCACTATAACGGTGTGCAACTGCTGCTTAACGATCGCATTCAATCACAGCAGCAACTTTCCGAACAAGTTAAGAAAGCCATCAGTTTTGTTAATAATCGCCCCGAAGAGGAACCCTATGAACAATTCCGGTTCCAATTGCAGTCAATGGGTTTTGAACCGGGTTGGGGTAACACCGCAGGGCGAGTCCGGGAAACTTTAAATATTCTCGATGAATTGATTGATTCTGCCGATCCTCTGACCCTAGAAGCCTTCATTTCTCGTGTCCCGATGATTTTTAGAATCGTCTTGGTGTCAGCTCACGGTTGGTTTGGGCAAGAGGGAGTGTTGGGACGTCCTGATACTGGCGGTCAGGTAGTTTACGTCCTTGACCAGGCAAAGAGCCTAGAGAAGCAGCTACAAGAAGATGTTCTGCTTGCGGGTTTAGAGAAATTGAATGTCGAGCCAAAGGTGATTATTCTCACCCGCTTGATTCCCAATAGTGATGGTACCCTTTGTAATCAACGGCTAGAAAAAGTCCTTGGTACCGAAAATGCCTGGATTTTGCGAGTTCCTTTACGGGAATTTAATCCCAACATGACTCAAAACTGGATTTCCCGGTTTGAGTTTTGGCCTTATCTAGAAACTTTTGCCATTGATTCAGAAAGAGAACTACGGGCAGAATTTCACGGCACACCTGACTTAATAGTTGGAAACTATACTGATGGAAATTTAGTAGCATTCTTGCTGGCGCGACGGCTGAAAGTTACCCAATGCAATGTTGCCCATGCTTTGGAAAAATCTAAATACTTGTTCAGTAACCTCTACTGGCAAGAATTAGAGGATAAATATCATTTTTCATTGCAATTCACAGCTGACTTGATTGCAATGAATGCTGCCAATTTTGTGATCAGTAGCACCTACCAAGAAATTGTGGGAACACCGGATAGTGTGGGACAGTACGAGTCTTATAAGTGCTTCACTATGCCCGAGTTGTATCATGTAACCAATGGCATTGAATTATTTAGTCCCAAATTTAATGTCGTACCGCCTGGAGTAAACGAAAATAATTACTTCCCCTACACCCGGACTAAAGACCGAGTAGAGAGCGATCGCCAACGCCTTGCAGAAACACTTTTTACTCTGGAAGACCCCACGCAAATCTTTGGCAAACTCGACGATCCTAACAAGCGCCCTCTCTTCTCAATGGCGCGTCTTGACCACATCAAAAACCTCACAGGTTTAGCTGAATGTTATGGTCAAAGTAAAGAATTACAAGAGCATTGTAATTTAATTTTGGTGGCGGGTAAATTGCGCGTCGAAGAATCAGGCGACAATGAAGAACGTGACGAAATTATCAAACTATACCAAATAATTGACGAGTACAATCTCCACGGCAAGATTCGTTGGCTGGGTGTGCGCCTGACTAAAACTGATTCTGGTGAAATTTACCGAGTCATTGCCGATCATCAGGGAATTTTTGTACAACCAGCTTTATTTGAAGCTTTTGGTTTGACAATTTTAGAGTCGATGATTTCAGGATTACCGACTTTTGCTACACAATTTGGTGGGCCACTGGAGATTATTCAAGATAAGGTTAATGGCTTTTTGATTAACCCAACAAACTTAGAGCAGACAGCCACAAAGATTGTCGATTTTATCACAAAATGCGAACAAAATCCTAACTACTGGAATGAAATTTCGCAGCGAGGAATTGACCGAGTTTACAGCACCTATACTTGGAAAATTCACACTAGTAAGCTGTTATCATTGGCACGGATTTATGGCTTCTGGAACTTTACCTCGAAGGAAAATCGGGAAGATTTGTTCCGTTATCTTGAGGCTTTGTTCTATTTAATTTACAAGCCAAGAGCGCAACAGTTATTAGAGCAGCATAAATACCGATAATAAGTTAGAAGGGATAAGCTGTTCCATATTTAACTCAATACGCTTGGATTAAGGATTTTTGATATGTAGAGACGTTGCAATGCAACGCCTTTACATACGCCTACGCCTATGTATAAGATATTGTCAACAAGTAAGATTTAATGCGAATATATTAGAAATTATTGATAAAATGTGCTGACCCTAGCTAGATGAGCTAAATCACAATTACTATTGAGGTCTATTTGTGAAATAAGTAGCCCAAAAGCTTAAAAATCAGGAAACCATTCCATGAGCGATCTGACCAGTGACAGCAAACTATCAAGAATTGTTTTGAAGGGCTTTAAGTCTATTGCTGAATGTGACCTTAAGCTTTTGAAACTAAACGTACTTATTGGATGTAATGGTGCAGGTAAATCTAACTTCATAGGTTTCTTTCGCATGGTTCAGCAGATGCTTGAGAGGAATCTGCAAGTTTTGGTAAGCCGCCAGGGTGGCCCCGATGCGATCTTGCATTTTGGCCGTAAAACAACTGAGCAACTAGAGATTGAACTTTATTTTGGAAACAATGGGTACTTCGCTACTCTTGAACCAACTCAAGACAACCGTCTGATGTTTTCCAAAGAGTCTTTTTGGTGGAACATGAGCGGTGAGCGTGAAATCGGTAGTGGTCATTTTGAGACTAATGCTTTACGGGGCAGTGGGACAAGAATTGATAAGTACATATTGCCCACCATGCGGCAGTGGCGGGTTTATCATTTTCATGACACAAGCGACAGCGCTTATGTCAAGCAACCACACAGGATTAATGATAATGTTTACTTGCGTTCTGATGCGCGTAATCTTGCAGCTTTCCTATATTTGTTAAGTGAAAATTATTCTGAATCTTATCGGCGAATTGTCAAAACAATTCGACTTGTTGCTCCTTTTTTTGGTGATTTCTATCTACGTCCTTCTCCACAAAACAATGAGGTGATCGAGTTAGAATGGGTCGAGCAGGGTCAGGATATTCCGTTTAAAGCTCATCTTATTTCAGATGGAACACTTCGTTT from Nostoc commune NIES-4072 includes:
- a CDS encoding sucrose synthase, which codes for MSELLQAVLDSEERSDLRSFISELRQQEKKYLLRNDILNVYSEYCSKSQKPEEFYTSSELGKLIYYTQEIIQEDSNFCFIIRSKIASQEVYWLTSDLSIEPMTVQDLLDLRDRLVNKYHPNDGDLLELDFGPFYDYTPVIRDPKNIGKGVQYLNRYLSSKIFQDSKQLLDSLLNFLRLHHYNGVQLLLNDRIQSQQQLSEQVKKAISFVNNRPEEEPYEQFRFQLQSMGFEPGWGNTAGRVRETLNILDELIDSADPLTLEAFISRVPMIFRIVLVSAHGWFGQEGVLGRPDTGGQVVYVLDQAKSLEKQLQEDVLLAGLEKLNVEPKVIILTRLIPNSDGTLCNQRLEKVLGTENAWILRVPLREFNPNMTQNWISRFEFWPYLETFAIDSERELRAEFHGTPDLIVGNYTDGNLVAFLLARRLKVTQCNVAHALEKSKYLFSNLYWQELEDKYHFSLQFTADLIAMNAANFVISSTYQEIVGTPDSVGQYESYKCFTMPELYHVTNGIELFSPKFNVVPPGVNENNYFPYTRTKDRVESDRQRLAETLFTLEDPTQIFGKLDDPNKRPLFSMARLDHIKNLTGLAECYGQSKELQEHCNLILVAGKLRVEESGDNEERDEIIKLYQIIDEYNLHGKIRWLGVRLTKTDSGEIYRVIADHQGIFVQPALFEAFGLTILESMISGLPTFATQFGGPLEIIQDKVNGFLINPTNLEQTATKIVDFITKCEQNPNYWNEISQRGIDRVYSTYTWKIHTSKLLSLARIYGFWNFTSKENREDLFRYLEALFYLIYKPRAQQLLEQHKYR
- a CDS encoding AAA family ATPase, producing the protein MSDLTSDSKLSRIVLKGFKSIAECDLKLLKLNVLIGCNGAGKSNFIGFFRMVQQMLERNLQVLVSRQGGPDAILHFGRKTTEQLEIELYFGNNGYFATLEPTQDNRLMFSKESFWWNMSGEREIGSGHFETNALRGSGTRIDKYILPTMRQWRVYHFHDTSDSAYVKQPHRINDNVYLRSDARNLAAFLYLLSENYSESYRRIVKTIRLVAPFFGDFYLRPSPQNNEVIELEWVEQGQDIPFKAHLISDGTLRFICLVTVFLQPTSLQPETILVDEPELGLHPYAITVLASLMRSAAREKQVIVSTQSVELLNEFSVEDVIVVDRDHGKSSLRRLNEDDLHEWLEDYSLGELWKKNILGGRPSR